The following nucleotide sequence is from Allocatelliglobosispora scoriae.
CCGGCCTCGTTGCCACCCGGCCCGGGGAGGGTCCCGGCGTCGAAGCCCTGGCCGTTGTCGACGACGTCGAGGGCTATCTCGGTGTCCATGTAGCTCAGGGTCATCTCGACATGGTCGGCAGTCGCGTGCTGGACGGCGTTGGCCAGCGCGGACTGCGCGATACGCAGCAGCGCGACCTCGTGCGGGGTGGGCAGGTCCACGGGGGTGCCGGAGATCTGGCAGTGGACGCTCAACGGCGAGATCCGGGCGGTGGTGGCGCACAGCCGCTCCAGTGCGGCGGGCAGATTGCCGGCTTCCAGGTCGGGCGGGCTCAGGGCGCGGACGAACCGCCGGGCTTCGGCGAGGTTGTCGACCGCGGTCTGGCGGGCATGGCGGACGTGGCCCAGCGCGGTCTCGGGCTGATCGGCGATGTGAGCGCGCTCGGCGGCCCGCAGCAGCAACTGGATGGAGGACAGGCCCTGGGCGAGGGTGTCGTGGATCTCGCGGGCGAGGCGTTCGCGTTCGGCCAGGACTCCGGCGGCGTGCTCGGCCGCGGCCAGTTCGCCTCGGGTGGCGGTCAGCTCCTCGATGAGGCGGCGGCGCTGCTCGCTCTCCCGATAGAGGGCCTGGTAACCCAGCGCGACCGCGACGGCGACCGCAGCGCCCAGCACGGGACCGATGACGGTGCCCGGGTTGAGGGTGTGCGTGCGCCAGCCGAACCCGGCGATCGCCAGCGCGGTGGTCGCCGTGACCGCGGCCAGCGCCCAGGGGCGCGGCAGCAGGTGCAGTTGGACGAAGAAGAGCGGGAAGGCCAGCCAGATGCCGTCCGAGGTGAGCGCGAGCAGCACCAGCCAGGCGGCCATCACCGCCGCCAGCCACCAGATCGCGGCCCGGAGGCGGGTGTTGACCGGCCGCAGCAGCGGTCCGATGCCGTAGAGCACCGCGAAGACGCCCGCCGCGATGGCCACCGCCGGGGCGTTCGCAGCACCGCCGGCCACAGCCCGCACCACCGCCAGGACCAGCAGCCCGGCGACCATCAGGTGCAGGCAGGTACGCAGCACCCGCAGCGCGGGAGTCAGGGAGGGACCGCTCACGACATCTCTCACCGGCCGCCGGACACATCCCCCCACATGGTGCTTCTCCCCAGCTCAGAGTATGCACACGCCACCGGCGACGGCATCGATCAAAAGATGTAGGCGCCGGGCGTTCCTCGGCGCGATGCCCCGGCGGGTCCGAGCGGGCGACGGTGGAGGCAGACCGCCGGGCATCGGGATCCGGCCCGGAAGCATCGAGAGAGGTTGGGCCGTGTTCGTCGCCTGGAGAGATCTGCGGTTCGCCAAGGGCCGTTTCGCGCTCATGGGCACCGTGATCGTGATGATAACGCTGCTGGTGGGGCTGCTGTCCGGACTCACAGCCGGGCTGGGCCGGGAGAACACCTCCGCCATCACCGGCCTGCCCGCCGACCACCTCGTCTTCTCAGCCCCCGCCGACGGCCAGGACATCTCCTTCACCGACTCCCACCTCGACCAGGACACCTGGAAGCAGTGGGCCGCAGTGCCCGGCGTGGATTCCGCCCAGCCGTTGGGCATCGCGATGACCAGGGCCCAGGCCGGTTCCATCACCGCGTCCCTGTCCGCATTCGGTGTCCAGCCGGGCTCTGACCTGGCACCCAAGGGCGGCCTCACGAACGGCACCGTGGTGATGTCGACGAAGGCCGCCGATGAACTGGGCGTTGAAGCCGGAGCCGCCCTCGCCCTGAACGGGCACGAGGTCACCCTGGCGGCTGTCGGCGGCGACGCGATGTACGCACACACCCCCGT
It contains:
- a CDS encoding sensor histidine kinase, yielding MSGPSLTPALRVLRTCLHLMVAGLLVLAVVRAVAGGAANAPAVAIAAGVFAVLYGIGPLLRPVNTRLRAAIWWLAAVMAAWLVLLALTSDGIWLAFPLFFVQLHLLPRPWALAAVTATTALAIAGFGWRTHTLNPGTVIGPVLGAAVAVAVALGYQALYRESEQRRRLIEELTATRGELAAAEHAAGVLAERERLAREIHDTLAQGLSSIQLLLRAAERAHIADQPETALGHVRHARQTAVDNLAEARRFVRALSPPDLEAGNLPAALERLCATTARISPLSVHCQISGTPVDLPTPHEVALLRIAQSALANAVQHATADHVEMTLSYMDTEIALDVVDNGQGFDAGTLPGPGGNEAGTGFGLAAMRARARALHGTLTLETAPGQGTALAVTLPLPAREGTAA